A portion of the Planctomycetota bacterium genome contains these proteins:
- a CDS encoding ATP-dependent Clp protease adaptor ClpS: protein MSLTVDESKDVRPIAAAEEDDSSTAVAEPPAETEPKTKPASKKSPKRRPKRPGQLPPYRVLLHNDDVNTVEAVVLTVLELTPLTEMAAIRVTLEAHKRGLSLLLVTHKERAELYVEQFKSKLLKVTIEPAE from the coding sequence GTGAGCTTGACTGTCGACGAGTCAAAGGACGTGCGTCCGATCGCCGCCGCCGAGGAAGACGACAGCTCCACCGCCGTCGCCGAACCGCCGGCAGAGACAGAGCCCAAGACCAAGCCGGCGTCGAAGAAGTCGCCCAAGCGACGCCCCAAGCGTCCCGGCCAGCTTCCGCCGTATCGCGTGCTTCTGCACAACGACGACGTCAACACCGTCGAGGCCGTCGTTCTGACGGTCCTGGAGCTGACGCCACTCACCGAGATGGCGGCGATCCGCGTCACGCTCGAAGCCCACAAGCGCGGGCTGTCGCTCTTGCTCGTGACGCACAAGGAACGCGCCGAGCTCTACGTCGAGCAGTTCAAGAGCAAGCTGCTAAAGGTCACGATCGAGCCGGCGGAGTGA
- a CDS encoding protein kinase, which produces MTDQMQAERWNRLRDAVADALDQPPPDRASFLRETLGDDPDLVNEAIGLADVGEDAMLHPEVDAFIGLGGPDPSTLVGKSLVDGKYHLVRLVGEGGMASVYEARQVGMDRPVAIKVLRRAAAGYDAPRRFGKEVDALGRLDHPGIATIYEAGHDRELAVAFIAMEFVDGPTVTQYVRAVDLPFRDRLKLVADIADAVQAAHQKGVIHRDLKPDNVLVTADGRPKVLDFGIARLLEDDAAPPETLRTTAGLLLGTLGYMAPEQASGSDDVDIRCDVYALAVLLHELLVGRPPIDVKGVAMPEALRRLAEPNVTPSSIGLIPGDDTGGDVNIVLSRALEAEPNRRYATAEAFASDLRRLLAQEPILARPPTLAYQVRKFARRNKPLIAATAAIAVTLVVATAVSSFAFVLEASARAEAERNLEFAEASSERQQAARLFLRRTLEFGDATDSGAGVTVLEALRQSEPLIPTFADGRPMIEADLRTDLARNLRSVGEIDEADRQYELAEQALLRFEDVTPANLADHRAEWVGSLAQNARLERARSLYDKYRAAWDADRDPDHPQTPRIDLQFDSTLAELLHAEGRYVEASEQWQNVLTGIDPLVTRQTEEGDAPDLTKITMDEADTWLSNAADSYRNAGEADLALRSLRRVLVNRTERHGRNHPSVVMAQANLAGLLTDVGELDEAEQIARESIVRATETFGPDSHIVRSCRRNLVDLLVARRSDASLREAIELARVNVAGERAAKERGAGSPTTLMLDLNNAGVASGYLDDHEQAVVAFDEAMAEGEGVVPPDHPYMLSIRASRATSLDEIGRTDEAIADLREVLRVQIEQVGANTPPPSITRNNLAMIALEAGDAEQAAAELRISLDAAEAGNWGGMIPILRRNYGRALSAAGRHSEAVAELGRAVEEAAPLGDAAVERTQMFLDQAIAAASAPVPQPTTN; this is translated from the coding sequence ATGACGGATCAGATGCAGGCCGAACGCTGGAACCGGCTGCGCGACGCAGTCGCCGATGCCCTTGATCAACCGCCGCCCGACCGCGCGAGCTTTCTGCGCGAAACGCTCGGCGATGACCCCGATCTGGTTAATGAAGCCATCGGCCTCGCCGACGTCGGTGAGGATGCGATGCTGCATCCGGAGGTCGACGCGTTCATCGGCTTGGGCGGACCCGATCCGTCGACGCTTGTCGGCAAGTCGCTTGTCGACGGCAAGTACCACCTCGTCCGACTCGTCGGCGAGGGCGGCATGGCCTCGGTGTACGAGGCTCGACAGGTCGGCATGGATCGCCCGGTCGCGATCAAAGTCCTTCGCCGCGCCGCCGCCGGCTATGACGCGCCGCGCCGCTTCGGCAAGGAGGTCGACGCACTGGGCCGACTGGACCATCCCGGTATCGCGACGATCTACGAAGCCGGCCACGACCGCGAACTGGCGGTCGCGTTCATCGCGATGGAGTTCGTCGACGGCCCGACCGTCACGCAGTACGTCCGAGCCGTCGACCTGCCGTTCCGCGATCGCCTGAAGCTGGTTGCGGACATCGCCGACGCGGTTCAGGCGGCGCATCAGAAGGGCGTCATTCACCGCGACCTCAAGCCCGACAACGTCCTCGTCACCGCCGATGGTCGGCCAAAAGTGCTCGACTTCGGCATCGCACGCCTGCTCGAAGACGATGCGGCCCCGCCCGAAACGCTGCGAACGACGGCCGGGCTGTTGCTCGGCACGCTCGGCTACATGGCGCCGGAACAGGCATCCGGCAGCGACGACGTCGACATCCGCTGCGACGTCTACGCACTGGCCGTGCTGCTGCACGAGTTGCTGGTCGGGAGGCCGCCGATCGACGTGAAGGGCGTCGCGATGCCCGAGGCACTTCGGCGTCTGGCGGAGCCCAACGTCACGCCGTCGTCCATCGGACTCATCCCTGGCGATGACACCGGCGGCGACGTCAACATCGTGCTGTCTCGCGCGCTCGAAGCCGAGCCCAACCGCCGCTACGCCACCGCCGAGGCGTTCGCGTCGGATCTGCGTCGCTTGCTCGCCCAAGAACCGATCCTCGCCCGGCCGCCGACGCTGGCATATCAGGTCCGCAAGTTCGCCCGCCGCAACAAGCCGCTCATCGCCGCGACTGCCGCCATCGCCGTGACACTCGTCGTCGCGACGGCGGTGTCGTCGTTTGCCTTCGTGCTCGAGGCAAGCGCGCGGGCGGAGGCGGAACGGAACCTCGAGTTTGCCGAGGCATCGTCCGAGCGTCAGCAGGCCGCTCGGCTGTTCCTCCGCCGCACGCTCGAGTTTGGCGATGCGACCGATTCGGGTGCCGGCGTGACCGTCCTGGAAGCCTTGCGGCAGAGCGAACCGCTCATCCCCACCTTCGCCGACGGTCGGCCGATGATCGAAGCGGACTTGCGAACCGACCTTGCGCGAAACCTGAGGTCCGTTGGCGAGATCGATGAGGCCGATCGGCAGTACGAGCTTGCAGAACAGGCACTGTTGCGTTTCGAAGACGTCACGCCCGCCAACCTTGCCGACCACCGCGCCGAGTGGGTCGGCAGTCTGGCCCAGAACGCCCGGCTGGAGCGTGCGCGGTCGCTGTACGACAAGTACCGCGCCGCGTGGGACGCCGATCGCGACCCGGACCATCCGCAGACGCCGCGTATCGATTTGCAGTTCGATTCGACGCTCGCTGAGCTGCTTCATGCCGAAGGCCGCTACGTCGAGGCGTCGGAGCAGTGGCAGAACGTGCTGACGGGCATCGATCCGCTGGTGACTCGCCAGACAGAAGAAGGTGACGCGCCCGATCTGACGAAGATCACGATGGACGAGGCCGACACGTGGCTGAGCAACGCGGCCGACAGCTACCGCAATGCCGGCGAGGCCGACCTCGCGCTGCGATCGCTGCGACGCGTGCTGGTCAATCGCACCGAACGCCACGGCCGCAATCATCCGTCGGTCGTCATGGCTCAGGCGAATCTCGCCGGCCTGCTCACGGACGTCGGCGAACTCGACGAGGCCGAGCAGATTGCCCGCGAGAGCATCGTCCGTGCGACCGAGACCTTCGGCCCCGACAGTCACATCGTTCGAAGCTGCCGTCGCAATCTCGTCGACCTTCTGGTCGCTCGACGCAGCGATGCGTCGCTGCGCGAAGCGATCGAGCTGGCGCGCGTGAACGTCGCAGGCGAGCGTGCTGCAAAGGAACGCGGTGCCGGCAGTCCGACGACGCTCATGCTCGACCTGAACAACGCTGGCGTCGCGTCGGGCTACCTCGACGATCACGAACAGGCCGTCGTCGCGTTCGACGAGGCGATGGCCGAGGGCGAAGGCGTGGTGCCGCCCGATCACCCGTACATGCTGTCGATCCGCGCGAGCCGGGCGACGTCGCTCGACGAGATCGGCCGGACCGACGAAGCGATCGCGGATCTCCGCGAGGTGCTGCGCGTGCAGATCGAACAGGTCGGCGCGAACACGCCACCGCCGTCGATCACGCGGAACAATCTGGCGATGATCGCACTCGAAGCCGGCGACGCCGAGCAAGCTGCTGCGGAGCTGCGGATCTCGCTCGATGCCGCCGAGGCCGGGAACTGGGGCGGGATGATCCCGATTCTGCGACGCAACTACGGCCGAGCCCTGTCGGCTGCGGGTCGACACAGCGAGGCCGTCGCGGAGTTGGGTCGCGCTGTCGAAGAAGCCGCCCCGCTCGGCGACGCTGCTGTCGAGCGGACACAGATGTTCCTCGACCAAGCCATCGCCGCCGCGTCAGCACCGGTGCCGCAGCCGACTACCAACTGA
- a CDS encoding sigma-70 family RNA polymerase sigma factor has translation MQGPETEPKSSNPPPDGGNGGVVAPASQPGGKTPELFDAVYDQLRDLAGRQMARERSDLTLQTTALVHEAYLRLMKDPEVQWDNPRHFFGAAAEAMRRILVERARRHAALKHGGGRRRLDLSAADQPGGRSIDVDTGGDAEAVIELDTALSELKEQDQRMSEVVMLRYFAGLSVEETAAATGSSARTVKRDWAFARAWLSKRLDGTAA, from the coding sequence GTGCAGGGGCCAGAGACGGAGCCAAAATCTTCGAATCCTCCGCCAGACGGCGGAAATGGTGGTGTAGTCGCCCCAGCTTCCCAGCCGGGAGGCAAGACGCCTGAGCTCTTCGACGCCGTTTACGACCAGCTACGCGACCTTGCCGGCCGGCAGATGGCGCGCGAGCGTTCCGACCTCACGCTGCAAACCACCGCACTCGTCCACGAGGCGTACCTGCGCCTCATGAAGGATCCCGAGGTTCAGTGGGACAACCCGCGGCACTTTTTCGGTGCGGCGGCCGAGGCGATGCGACGGATCCTCGTCGAACGCGCCCGACGCCACGCCGCCCTCAAGCACGGCGGCGGTCGTCGACGGCTCGACCTCAGCGCGGCCGACCAGCCGGGCGGACGCAGCATCGACGTCGACACCGGCGGCGATGCCGAAGCTGTGATCGAGCTGGATACCGCTCTGTCCGAACTCAAAGAGCAGGACCAGCGGATGAGCGAGGTCGTCATGCTCCGCTACTTTGCTGGTCTGAGCGTTGAAGAGACCGCCGCCGCGACGGGCAGCTCGGCACGAACCGTCAAGCGCGACTGGGCGTTCGCCCGGGCGTGGCTCAGCAAACGCCTCGACGGCACGGCCGCATAA